Part of the Bufo gargarizans isolate SCDJY-AF-19 unplaced genomic scaffold, ASM1485885v1 original_scaffold_2115_pilon, whole genome shotgun sequence genome, TGTACCCGCCCCAGTTTTACCCCAGCTCCCTCTCCCAGCTCCCCCTCCTGTCTCCCTGCTTCCGGGGGACTCCATGGACAGGTCAGCAACCTCATACCCAGTATACCACAAAGGCTGTGTGCCAGCCTGAATTCTCACCCGCTGCTGCCCCTGAGAGGAAGCGGAGAACTGGGCGGCACCGGGGCGGTGAGAAGAGACAGAGCCGAGCAGGCCGAAGGGAAACCAGAACCAGAATCTGACTCGGACCTGGAAATTACAGACGTGAGCGACTGCAGTTCAGAGGCAGAGGGGTGCGGGTAC contains:
- the LOC122923978 gene encoding LOW QUALITY PROTEIN: ETS domain-containing transcription factor ERF-like (The sequence of the model RefSeq protein was modified relative to this genomic sequence to represent the inferred CDS: inserted 2 bases in 2 codons), giving the protein SAYNKPPAMLPPYNRNSPFPDYTWGFNPYLSGTFPLTGSKLPPSLYPPQFYPSSLSQXPPPVSLLPGDSMDRSXNLIPSIPQRLCASLNSHPLLPLRGSGELGGTGAVRRDRAEQAEGKPEPESDSDLEITDVSDCSSEAEGCGYSPPCPGTSVRRGKTEDERPKGATTKISQEKPAAPLS